A single Fundulus heteroclitus isolate FHET01 chromosome 4, MU-UCD_Fhet_4.1, whole genome shotgun sequence DNA region contains:
- the LOC105918408 gene encoding fibulin-7, translating to MFVSAVNLIALVCFCSRHAAFGQECPNRQEIQGTLKQVQKLLSAHEASCLQSLRNLRKKINLLQSNAGKQTAKPVNSTCPKLDAPINGRKLGKSHNVGHEVHFLCDPGYEIVGSESRVCQESLTWSGQQPTCREFNECASSPCLNGGTCMDEVNQFSCVCAKGWAGETCQSPVPTFFITTTNTSAGSASAASTLPASTTGPYVRPSRCSIVQGTTHCTCEPGYTISGRDSYSCTDIDECELFHNGPAGKLCLHKCVNTPGGYRCSCPAGYNVTREGRSCKDVDECATRQNNCTKDQMCVNTYGGFQCVRVDCPKIPHATYVKTSPTRCERNPCPLDNKACSQTPNSFSYHYLAVVSNLSAPRVMFRVSALRQLGDTLRFTLLGGRQARRHFTVQRSDRQTGQLMLVSPVQGPATLEAEVEMSELERRVQLGRYITKITMFVSQYEF from the exons GAATGCCCAAATAGGCAGGAAATCCAAGGCACTCTGAAGCAAGTCCAGAAGCTTTTGTCGGCCCACGAAGCCTCCTGTTTGCAGAGCCTGCGTAACCtgaggaagaaaataaatttacTTCAGAGCAATGCAGGGAAGCAGACAGCAAAACCAGTAAACA GTACCTGCCCAAAATTGGATGCACCCATTAACGGGAGGAAACTTGGCAAATCCCACAACGTTGGTCATGAGGTCCACTTTCTGTGTGACCCTGGGTATGAAATCGTGGGATCAGAAAGCAGAGTTTGTCAGGAAAGCCTGACCTGGAGTGGCCAGCAGCCAACATGTCGAG AGTTCAATGAGTGTGCATCGTCTCCCTGCCTGAATGGTGGGACGTGTATGGATGAGGTGAACCAGTTTTCTTGTGTCTGTGCCAAAGGCTGGGCTGGGGAAACCTGTCAAAGCCCTGTGCCAACAT tcttcatcaccACGACGAACACTTCTGCCGGCTCCGCTTCAGCTGCTTCCACCTTACCAGCTTCCACAACCGGGCCGTACGTTCGTCCGTCACGCTGCAGTATCGTGCAGGGTACCACCCACTGCACCTGTGAGCCGGGATACACCATCTCTGGCAGAGACAGCTACAGCTGCACCG ACATAGATGAATGTGAGCTCTTCCATAATGGACCTGCGGGAAAACTGTGTTTACATAAGTGTGTTAACACCCCTGGAGGCTATCGCTGCTCCTGTCCTGCTGGGTATAATGTTACTCGTGAAGGACGCAGCTGTAAAG ATGTTGATGAGTGCGCCACCAGGCAGAACAACTGCACAAAGGACCAGATGTGTGTTAACACATACGGTGGCTTCCAGTGTGTTCGAGTGGACTGCCCTAAAATCCCTCACGCTACATATGTCAAAACATCGCCCAc GCGTTGTGAACGTAACCCCTGCCCTTTGGACAACAAAGCCTGTTCTCAGACCCCAAACTCCTTTTCCTACCATTACCTGGCTGTGGTGTCCAACCTGTCCGCCCCACGCGTCATGTTCAGAGTCTCGGCCCTGAGGCAACTAGGCGACACGTTGCGCTTCACCCTGCTAGGGGGGCGGCAGGCGCGCCGGCACTTCACGGTTCAGCGTTCAGACCGTCAGACGGGTCAGCTGATGCTGGTGAGCCCCGTGCAGGGCCCCGCCACTCTGGAGGCAGAGGTGGAGATGAGCGAGCTGGAGAGACGGGTCCAGCTGGGAAGATACATCACCAAAATCACCATGTTTGTTTCCCAGTATGAATTCTAA